The following proteins are encoded in a genomic region of Micropterus dolomieu isolate WLL.071019.BEF.003 ecotype Adirondacks linkage group LG04, ASM2129224v1, whole genome shotgun sequence:
- the glra3 gene encoding glycine receptor subunit alpha-3, which yields MSPSDFLDKLMGRTSGYDARIRPNFKGPPVNVSCNIFINSFGSIAETTMDYRVNIFLRQQWNDPRLAYAEYPDDSLDLDPSMLDSIWKPDLFFANEKGAHFHEVTTDNKLLRIFKNGNVLYSIRLTLTLSCPMDLKNFPMDVQTCIMQLESFGYTMNDLIFEWQENGPVQVAEGLTLPQFILKDESDLRYCTKHYNTGKFTCIEVRFHLERQMGYYLIQMYIPSLLIVILSWVSFWINMDAAPARVALGITTVLTMTTQSSGSRTSLPKVSYVKAIDIWMAVCLLFVFSALLEYAAVNFVSRQHKELLRFRRHHKDKTKNSGAAVDPEELADSLRRVNIDNGLKPTETLYGSMTNIYGSDHREGKVHESRLTSSAAVTSTPSNSKDSKASANNTVAVLNTSGAAANTTPNPPGAAAGGGGKSVEEMRKLFIDRAKKIDTVSRAGFPLAFLFFNIFYWVLYKILRHEDVLKQ from the exons ATGTCTCCCTCTGATTTTCTGGACAAGCTGATGGGGAGGACATCTGGATATGATGCCAGGATAAGGCCAAACTTTAAAG GTCCTCCAGTCAATGTTTCCTGTAACATTTTCATCAACAGCTTTGGCTCCATTGCTGAAACCACCATG GACTACCGTGTGAATATCTTCCTCCGTCAGCAGTGGAATGATCCCAGGCTTGCCTATGCTGAGTACCCAGATGACTCTCTGGATTTGGACCCATCTATGTTAGACTCCATATGGAAACCAGATCTGTTCTTTGCCAATGAAAAGGGGGCCCACTTTCACGAAGTCACTACAGACAACAAACTGCTAAGGATATTTAAGAATGGGAATGTTTTGTACTCTATACG ATTAACATTAACTCTCTCATGTCCCATGGATCTAAAAAACTTCCCTATGGACGTTCAGACCTGTATCATGCAGCTGGAGAGCT ttggTTACACCATGAACGACCTGATCTTTGAGTGGCAGGAGAATGGGCCAGTCCAAGTGGCCGAAGGCCTTACTCTCCCCCAGTTCATCCTCAAAGATGAATCAGACCTCAGATACTGCACCAAGCACTACAACAcag GTAAATTTACTTGTATTGAGGTGCGATTCCACCTGGAGCGTCAGATGGGCTACTACTTGATCCAGATGTATATCCCCTCTCTGCTCATTGTCATTCTGTCCTGGGTCTCCTTCTGGATCAACATGGATGCTGCACCGGCCAGAGTGGCACTGGGCATCACCACTGTCCTAACGATGACAACACAGAGCTCAGGCTCCAGGACTTCACTGCCTAAG gtcTCTTATGTCAAAGCCATAGACATCTGGATGGCAGTGTGTCTTCTCTTCGTCTTCTCTGCACTGTTGGAGTATGCTGCTGTCAACTTTGTGTCAAGGCAACATAAAGAGCTACTGCGATTCAGACGGCATCACAAGGACAAGACCAAG AACAGTGGAGCTGCAGTTGATCCAGAGGAGCTAGCTGATTCCCTTCGTCGTGTTAACATTGACAACGGCCTCAAACCAACAGAAACTCTTTATGGATCTATGACCAACATCTACGGCAGCGACCACAGG GAAGGGAAAGTACATGAGAGCAGACTGACTTCCTCAGCTGCTGTGACCTCCACTCCCAGCAACAGCAAGGACTCAAAGGCCAGCGCCAACAATACTGTTGCTGTACTGAACACCTCAGGAGCCGCAGCAAACACTACCCCGAATCCACCTGGAGCGGCAGCAGGTGGAGGGGGTAAAAGCGTTGAAGAGATGAGGAAGTTATTTATTGACAGAGCCAAAAAGATTGACACTGTGTCGAGGGCCGGCTTCCCTCTGGCCTTTCTCTTCTTCAATATATTCTACTGGGTTCTTTATAAGATACTTCGACATGAAGATGTACTTAAGCAATAG